CGAGAGCCTTTCCCTGAGGAAGATTTCCTCTGCGTTTTTGTTTTCATCCGTCAGCTTTGGACCTTCTGCTTCTTTCCCTTGACTTGCAGGCTTTTGGGAAATTTCTTTGGCTTGGAGAAGTCTTTCTCCCTGCCCTGGGTGTTCTGCGGTTTGACCACTTGTTTCTTCTTTTGACAGTGGGAGGGTTTGGACTTGAGAGGTTTGAGTTTCTCCATTTTCTCCTTCTACGGGCTTTGGTGGGCTTGTGGCTTGGATTAACCTTTCTTCTTGCTTTAGCTGTTTTG
This genomic interval from Sulfurihydrogenibium sp. contains the following:
- a CDS encoding energy transducer TonB, translating into KQLKQEERLIQATSPPKPVEGENGETQTSQVQTLPLSKEETSGQTAEHPGQGERLLQAKEISQKPASQGKEAEGPKLTDENKNAEEIFLRERLSIISNIVQRHINYPPIARRMGWEGRVLIGFVLEPNGDIRDLKVLKSCGYEVLDKEALDAIRRSYKDFPKPPVSVAVKLPINFRLE